A genome region from Pseudanabaena sp. Chao 1811 includes the following:
- a CDS encoding DNA double-strand break repair nuclease NurA: MLDLQKLMGQMQGMSEQLQKEAQQLTGKLDRAETIFHQATANQANLCQHSEILRDRFIFNCAEPVEPLGQIQSISPITTPHIVLATDGSQIAPSRHEIAYCYLINIGRVAIYYNSGIYPLLDNVPEVFYKTEDLYKARQWGIQTEQWMTLKRTVAENVALANLAIATIGSYPQSPMLAFSDGALVHWELDEIPADARSQLLLDILAAWDDLKSQRIPLAGYISAPRAAEATNFLRLQICPFEQPDCHTHCSTKPLDSAPCSQIQPLRDGTLWSRLLKVGECSPLWKSQARILQEYGEHQIYFCYLHVGTEIARIEMPAWTALDPEMRSQALQIILAQVQKGYGYPVVLAEAHNQAVVTGSDRRRFFAILEQQMVKSGLRNITTSYKESRKRSSIA; this comes from the coding sequence ATGCTGGATTTACAGAAATTGATGGGACAGATGCAAGGGATGTCTGAACAATTGCAGAAGGAGGCTCAGCAATTGACAGGCAAACTTGATCGCGCTGAAACCATATTCCATCAAGCCACTGCAAACCAAGCTAATCTTTGTCAACATAGTGAAATCCTGCGCGATCGCTTCATATTTAATTGCGCGGAGCCTGTTGAACCTCTGGGACAAATTCAATCTATATCTCCCATAACCACACCACATATTGTTCTTGCCACCGATGGCTCACAGATTGCCCCTAGCCGACATGAAATTGCCTATTGCTATTTGATTAATATTGGTCGAGTTGCCATTTACTATAATTCTGGCATCTATCCCTTACTCGATAATGTTCCTGAAGTCTTTTATAAAACTGAAGATCTCTATAAAGCTCGTCAATGGGGAATTCAGACAGAGCAATGGATGACCCTCAAACGCACTGTTGCCGAGAATGTTGCATTAGCCAATTTAGCGATCGCCACAATTGGGAGTTATCCTCAGTCACCAATGCTAGCTTTTAGCGATGGAGCCTTAGTCCATTGGGAGCTTGATGAGATTCCCGCCGATGCGCGATCGCAACTTTTGCTAGATATTCTCGCTGCGTGGGACGACTTAAAATCTCAACGGATTCCCCTAGCAGGCTATATCAGCGCTCCTCGTGCGGCGGAAGCGACTAATTTTTTGCGCTTGCAAATTTGTCCTTTTGAGCAGCCTGATTGTCATACTCATTGTTCTACTAAGCCACTAGATTCTGCTCCCTGTAGCCAAATTCAACCTCTGCGGGATGGTACATTATGGAGTCGCTTATTAAAAGTCGGAGAATGTAGTCCTCTCTGGAAAAGTCAGGCACGGATTTTACAGGAATATGGCGAACATCAGATTTATTTTTGCTATCTCCATGTGGGCACAGAAATCGCCAGAATCGAGATGCCTGCATGGACTGCCCTTGATCCTGAAATGCGATCGCAAGCTTTGCAAATTATTCTCGCACAGGTACAAAAGGGCTATGGCTATCCTGTAGTGCTTGCAGAAGCCCATAATCAGGCAGTTGTCACAGGTAGCGATCGCCGTCGTTTTTTTGCGATTTTAGAACAACAAATGGTGAAGTCTGGTTTACGCAATATCACGACATCTTATAAAGAGTCCCGCAAACGCAGCAGTATTGCATAA
- the thrC gene encoding threonine synthase → MTATIASPYTSERVDTFSNLKCKECGAEYEAKAMHVCELCFGPLEVAYNYDAIAARVSRETIQAGPLSIWRYRDFLPVKTDNYIDVSTGMTPLIKANRLAKRLGIKNLYIKNDAVNMPTLSFKDRVVSVALSRARELGFTTVACASTGNLANSTAAIAAHAGLECCVFIPSDLEAGKVLGTTIYNPKVFSVHGNYDQVNRLCSEVANTHGWGFVNINLRPYYSEGSKTLGYEVIEQLGWKLPDHIVAPLASGSLFTKIYKGFNEFVKVGLVEDKPVRYSGAQAEGCSPIASAYKEGRDFITPVKPKTIAKSLAIGNPADGIYAIDIAHKTNGNIESVNDDEIIQAMKLLAETEGIFTETAGGTTIAVLKKLVEAGKIDPEETTVVYITGNGLKTQEAVQGYVGEPFLIEPKLDSFERALERSHTLERLEWQTVSV, encoded by the coding sequence ATGACAGCAACCATTGCTTCTCCTTACACCAGCGAGCGTGTTGATACCTTCAGTAATCTCAAATGCAAAGAGTGTGGTGCAGAGTACGAAGCCAAGGCAATGCACGTTTGTGAATTGTGCTTTGGTCCTCTAGAAGTTGCCTACAATTATGATGCGATCGCCGCTAGAGTTAGCCGCGAAACTATTCAAGCTGGCCCCCTCTCCATCTGGCGCTATCGTGATTTTCTACCCGTCAAAACTGACAACTATATCGATGTCTCCACAGGCATGACTCCCTTGATCAAGGCAAATCGCCTTGCCAAGCGTCTCGGCATCAAAAATCTCTACATTAAGAATGATGCTGTGAATATGCCCACCTTGAGCTTTAAGGATCGTGTGGTGTCGGTTGCTCTCAGTCGCGCCCGTGAACTAGGTTTTACTACTGTTGCTTGTGCTAGTACTGGTAACCTTGCCAACTCCACTGCGGCGATCGCAGCCCATGCAGGCTTGGAGTGTTGTGTCTTTATTCCCTCTGACCTCGAAGCAGGTAAAGTTCTTGGTACAACCATTTACAATCCTAAAGTTTTCTCCGTCCATGGTAACTACGACCAAGTAAACCGTCTTTGCTCAGAAGTTGCCAATACTCACGGTTGGGGCTTTGTAAACATCAATCTCCGTCCTTACTACTCTGAAGGTTCTAAGACTCTTGGATATGAAGTAATCGAACAACTTGGTTGGAAGCTTCCCGATCACATCGTCGCACCTTTGGCTTCTGGTTCTCTTTTCACCAAGATCTACAAGGGTTTCAATGAATTTGTAAAGGTAGGCTTAGTGGAAGACAAGCCCGTTCGTTACAGTGGCGCACAGGCTGAAGGTTGTTCTCCGATCGCTTCAGCATACAAGGAAGGTCGCGATTTCATTACCCCTGTTAAGCCTAAGACCATTGCTAAGAGTTTGGCGATCGGTAATCCTGCAGATGGTATCTATGCGATCGATATCGCTCACAAAACCAATGGCAACATCGAATCGGTAAACGATGACGAAATCATCCAAGCAATGAAGTTACTCGCGGAAACCGAAGGTATCTTCACAGAAACTGCTGGTGGAACCACAATTGCTGTCCTGAAGAAGCTAGTGGAAGCAGGCAAGATTGATCCTGAAGAAACCACCGTGGTTTATATCACTGGTAATGGCTTGAAGACTCAGGAAGCAGTTCAAGGTTATGTTGGCGAACCCTTCTTGATTGAACCTAAACTTGATAGCTTCGAGCGTGCGCTAGAGCGTTCTCACACATTAGAGCGTCTTGAATGGCAAACTGTTTCTGTCTAA
- a CDS encoding cache domain-containing protein: MQLRIKVPLLITLVTFIASLLLTLFFYQTSLQSIENNQKEELATTVTLIQKYTDEQTKKALSRAELVASLPSVQQAFRAKDRDQLAQILVPTFLIQRDRYEVRDAHFHLAPATSFLRLFYLKNYGEDLTSFRETVVITNQKQEPQSGVEISRHGLNIRGVVPISDAQGAIGSFEVGMSFNSVLEAVKQITGFELGVFVDNELMTKVATGLPAPESDRVIGGLRNENATNWGFIRPLLTPDVLRKVNDTTVKVQKIDGIDYGIALVPLLDFKGKKIGVIVAGKSFQALTSQANAILVNSLVIALFEVIVLAGTATILFNGLLMRPMVAVGSYITSLAIGDTVAKSIEDLAIRKDEVGKIARGCELLQQKLKEDSKGQNHNA; the protein is encoded by the coding sequence ATGCAGTTAAGGATTAAGGTTCCATTACTAATTACACTTGTTACTTTTATTGCTTCTCTTCTACTGACTTTATTCTTCTATCAAACGTCTCTTCAATCAATTGAGAATAACCAAAAAGAGGAACTAGCAACTACAGTTACTTTAATCCAGAAATATACCGATGAACAAACGAAAAAAGCCTTGTCTAGGGCTGAGTTAGTCGCTTCTCTCCCGTCAGTCCAACAGGCTTTTCGCGCTAAAGATCGTGACCAACTAGCGCAGATTCTTGTTCCTACGTTTTTGATTCAACGAGATCGCTACGAAGTCCGTGATGCTCATTTTCATTTAGCACCAGCGACATCATTCTTACGCTTATTTTATCTGAAGAATTATGGCGAGGATCTGACTAGCTTTCGAGAAACAGTAGTAATTACCAATCAGAAACAAGAACCGCAAAGTGGCGTAGAAATCAGTCGTCATGGACTAAATATTCGTGGTGTTGTCCCTATCTCTGATGCTCAAGGCGCGATTGGGAGTTTTGAAGTCGGCATGAGTTTTAATAGCGTTTTAGAAGCGGTTAAACAGATAACTGGATTTGAGCTAGGAGTATTTGTTGATAATGAATTGATGACTAAAGTTGCTACAGGACTGCCTGCACCTGAAAGCGATCGCGTAATTGGTGGCTTAAGAAATGAGAATGCTACTAACTGGGGATTTATCCGTCCATTACTCACACCTGATGTATTGCGTAAGGTCAATGATACGACTGTAAAAGTTCAGAAAATTGATGGCATTGATTATGGGATTGCTTTAGTCCCTTTACTAGATTTTAAAGGTAAAAAAATTGGTGTAATTGTTGCTGGCAAAAGTTTTCAGGCTTTAACAAGTCAAGCTAATGCGATTTTAGTCAATTCTTTAGTGATAGCTCTATTTGAGGTGATTGTCTTAGCGGGAACGGCAACAATTCTATTTAATGGCTTGCTGATGCGTCCGATGGTTGCTGTGGGCAGTTATATCACTAGTTTAGCGATCGGTGATACCGTTGCAAAATCGATAGAAGATCTGGCTATTCGTAAGGATGAAGTTGGCAAAATTGCAAGGGGATGTGAGTTACTCCAGCAAAAATTGAAAGAAGATAGCAAAGGTCAGAATCACAATGCTTAA
- a CDS encoding response regulator transcription factor has translation MQTHNPRAIGITRQESISLIPISIEIVEGNPNLASLLGWHLQQIGYSVFQAVSGQQAKLVFQKQQPSLVILSTDLPDGDGIELCRWLHKQRSSLIFIISSRTGESDIVEGLKAGADDYLTKPFGMQEFLARVEALTRRLRTSAPPACLDYGVLKIDLVQRQVRLKGSAIDLTPQEFSLLYVLAQSEGLALSRAELLQRAWPDEINNPRTVDTHVLSLRKKLEVDPQQPNLIQTVRNIGYRFNPEALMRSPLRNSTQSTNNSNSDRPPQFTAPPSRSFAKY, from the coding sequence ATGCAGACTCATAATCCGAGAGCTATAGGCATTACTCGGCAGGAGAGTATTTCTTTGATTCCGATCAGTATAGAAATTGTAGAAGGTAATCCGAATCTTGCCTCTCTCTTGGGTTGGCATTTACAGCAAATTGGCTATTCGGTATTTCAGGCAGTCAGTGGTCAGCAAGCAAAGTTGGTATTTCAAAAGCAACAGCCAAGCTTGGTGATTTTGAGTACAGATCTGCCTGATGGGGATGGGATTGAGCTATGTCGTTGGTTACATAAGCAAAGAAGTTCTTTGATCTTTATAATTTCATCTCGTACAGGTGAGTCGGACATTGTGGAGGGTTTGAAAGCGGGTGCGGATGATTATTTGACAAAACCCTTTGGAATGCAGGAATTTTTGGCAAGGGTAGAGGCATTAACACGCAGATTACGCACTTCTGCTCCGCCTGCTTGTCTTGACTATGGCGTATTAAAAATCGATCTAGTCCAGCGACAGGTCAGACTCAAGGGCAGTGCGATCGATCTCACGCCGCAGGAGTTTAGCTTGCTATATGTCCTTGCTCAATCGGAGGGTTTAGCCCTAAGTCGTGCAGAGCTTTTACAACGAGCATGGCCAGATGAGATTAATAATCCGCGTACTGTGGATACCCATGTTTTATCGTTGCGGAAAAAATTAGAAGTTGATCCGCAACAACCTAATTTAATTCAAACAGTACGAAATATTGGTTATCGCTTTAATCCTGAAGCACTGATGCGATCGCCTCTACGAAATAGTACTCAAAGTACAAATAACTCAAATAGCGATCGCCCGCCACAGTTTACTGCTCCACCTAGTCGATCATTTGCTAAATATTAG
- a CDS encoding NUDIX hydrolase codes for MAYRNPTPTVDIIIALRDRPHQPIVLIERLNPPHGWAIVGGFVDYGERLEDAARREAEEETGLKVELIDLLGIYSDPRRDERLHTISAVYMAEAVGEPKADDDAKSVGIFAAWEMPSQLCFDHAQILQDYWRYRNYGIRPSIS; via the coding sequence ATGGCTTATCGCAATCCTACTCCTACCGTTGATATCATCATTGCCCTGCGCGATCGCCCCCATCAACCGATTGTGTTAATTGAACGACTTAATCCACCGCATGGCTGGGCGATCGTTGGGGGATTTGTGGACTATGGCGAGCGTTTAGAGGATGCAGCAAGGCGTGAGGCTGAAGAAGAAACGGGTTTAAAGGTTGAGTTAATCGATTTATTAGGAATTTATTCTGATCCTCGTCGTGACGAACGACTGCATACGATCAGCGCTGTGTATATGGCGGAGGCAGTGGGTGAGCCTAAAGCGGATGATGATGCTAAGTCTGTGGGAATTTTTGCGGCATGGGAAATGCCAAGCCAGTTATGTTTTGATCACGCCCAAATTTTGCAAGACTACTGGCGTTACCGTAACTATGGCATTCGCCCCTCAATTAGTTAA
- the dapB gene encoding 4-hydroxy-tetrahydrodipicolinate reductase, which translates to MTNNAQIPVVVSGATGKMGREIIKAIAQAPDMYLVGAIGRKHLGEDIGEVVGIGELEIPVTDNLEVVLAQAAQESQLPVMVDVTHPSIIYDNIRSAIAYGVRPVVGTTGLSEKQIDDLAIFADKASTGCIIAPNFSVGVILMQQAAIAAAKYFQHVEIIELHHNQKADAPSGTAIKTAQMLSELGQSFNPALVDEKEHLTGARGATYGENIRIHSLRVPGLVARQEVIFGAMGETLKIEHNASDRTCYMAGVLLCVRKVLALKSLIYGLEKLL; encoded by the coding sequence ATGACCAATAATGCACAAATTCCTGTTGTTGTCTCTGGGGCGACAGGCAAAATGGGGCGCGAAATTATCAAAGCGATCGCCCAAGCACCAGATATGTATCTTGTAGGGGCGATCGGGCGGAAGCACCTTGGCGAAGATATTGGCGAAGTTGTTGGTATTGGCGAATTAGAAATACCTGTGACCGATAATCTCGAAGTTGTCCTTGCTCAAGCTGCCCAAGAATCACAACTCCCCGTAATGGTCGATGTCACCCACCCCAGCATCATCTATGACAATATTCGCTCAGCGATCGCCTATGGTGTGCGTCCCGTCGTCGGTACAACGGGCTTAAGCGAAAAACAAATTGATGACCTAGCCATTTTTGCAGACAAGGCAAGCACAGGCTGTATCATTGCCCCAAATTTCTCCGTGGGCGTAATCCTCATGCAACAAGCAGCGATCGCTGCCGCCAAATATTTCCAGCACGTCGAAATCATCGAATTGCACCACAATCAAAAAGCTGATGCTCCGAGCGGCACGGCAATTAAAACCGCCCAAATGCTCTCAGAATTAGGTCAATCCTTCAATCCTGCCCTTGTCGATGAAAAAGAACATCTCACAGGCGCAAGAGGTGCAACCTATGGTGAAAACATTCGCATTCATAGTCTTCGCGTTCCAGGATTAGTCGCTCGTCAAGAAGTGATTTTTGGTGCAATGGGAGAAACTTTAAAAATTGAGCATAATGCTAGCGATCGCACCTGCTACATGGCAGGAGTCTTGCTCTGTGTCCGCAAAGTACTTGCTCTCAAGTCACTAATTTACGGATTAGAAAAACTTTTATAA
- a CDS encoding cupin domain-containing protein, which translates to MSNSRIFDSAKFFQSTDGEPIRSVVTESPDTVVVAWYINPNQEIAPHLHPHGQDTWTILQGRGKYYLDQQGNTEAIAAGDIVIAPKGFVHGVLNDGEEPLVFISTVSPATAGYQPVLLST; encoded by the coding sequence ATGAGTAATAGCCGAATTTTTGATAGTGCTAAGTTTTTTCAATCAACAGACGGAGAGCCTATTCGCTCAGTCGTTACAGAATCCCCAGATACCGTCGTTGTTGCTTGGTATATTAACCCCAATCAAGAAATTGCGCCCCACCTTCACCCCCATGGACAGGATACTTGGACTATTTTGCAGGGCAGAGGCAAATATTATTTAGACCAACAAGGGAATACAGAAGCGATCGCCGCAGGCGATATTGTGATTGCTCCCAAAGGCTTTGTGCATGGAGTATTGAACGATGGCGAAGAACCGTTAGTTTTTATCTCAACCGTTTCACCCGCTACCGCAGGATATCAACCTGTATTGCTCAGCACATAG
- the rpmB gene encoding 50S ribosomal protein L28 produces the protein MSRVCQLTGKKANNAVSISFSHKRHKHLQHVNLQDKRIWWEEGKRFVKLQISTKAIKTLQKKGLAAFAKEAGLDLRKF, from the coding sequence ATGAGTCGCGTATGCCAACTAACAGGCAAAAAAGCCAATAATGCCGTATCGATTTCCTTCTCACACAAACGCCATAAGCACTTACAACACGTAAACTTACAAGATAAGAGAATTTGGTGGGAAGAAGGAAAGCGTTTTGTAAAATTACAAATTTCCACCAAAGCAATCAAGACTTTGCAAAAGAAAGGGCTTGCTGCATTTGCTAAGGAAGCTGGACTTGATCTCCGTAAATTCTAA
- a CDS encoding prephenate/arogenate dehydrogenase — MKIGIVGLGLIGGSLGLDLLVANQDSKQDNHVWGISRNPETCKQAEAIAAVNIANINIENIPDRILAETELVVICTPIASILPTLMAIAPKLPSHVIFTDVGSVKAAIVEPASKICAEFGQRFIGSHPMAGTAFQGILAAEKNLFQNRPCVVTPSEDREALEKVRSLWQAVGMKVLECSPEEHDRAVAMISHAPVMISASLIASCQQENDQKVLKLAQSLASSGFRDTSRVGGGNPELGRLMAEYNQSAVLRSLHTYQQSLQQVINLIESKEWDKLEAFLANTQRDRLFYVE; from the coding sequence ATGAAAATTGGTATCGTCGGACTGGGATTAATTGGTGGATCACTAGGTTTAGATCTTCTCGTTGCAAATCAAGATTCTAAACAAGATAATCATGTATGGGGCATCAGTCGCAATCCTGAAACCTGTAAACAAGCAGAAGCGATCGCTGCTGTAAATATTGCCAATATAAATATTGAGAATATTCCCGATCGCATTTTGGCGGAAACAGAGTTAGTCGTCATCTGTACCCCGATCGCTTCAATATTACCAACGCTTATGGCGATCGCGCCCAAGTTGCCAAGCCATGTAATTTTTACGGATGTTGGTTCTGTAAAAGCAGCGATCGTCGAACCTGCATCAAAAATTTGTGCAGAGTTCGGGCAAAGATTTATCGGTAGTCATCCCATGGCTGGCACAGCTTTTCAAGGAATCTTAGCCGCCGAAAAAAATCTTTTTCAAAATCGCCCCTGTGTGGTTACGCCTAGCGAAGATCGGGAAGCATTAGAGAAAGTGCGATCGCTTTGGCAAGCAGTGGGCATGAAAGTCCTTGAATGTAGTCCAGAAGAGCATGATCGGGCGGTAGCAATGATTAGCCATGCACCTGTGATGATTAGTGCCAGTTTAATTGCCTCTTGCCAACAGGAAAACGATCAGAAAGTTTTAAAATTAGCCCAAAGTTTAGCAAGTTCGGGATTCCGTGATACTAGCCGTGTGGGGGGTGGCAATCCTGAACTGGGGAGGCTCATGGCGGAATATAATCAATCGGCAGTATTGCGATCGCTCCATACCTATCAGCAATCTTTGCAGCAAGTAATCAATTTAATCGAGTCCAAAGAATGGGACAAACTCGAAGCATTTTTAGCTAATACTCAGCGCGATCGCCTGTTTTATGTGGAATAA
- a CDS encoding DUF29 domain-containing protein, whose protein sequence is MTQAILSKSLYESDFLLWTQDTVAKLKAKDFDHVDLKNLIEEIESLGKSEKKEIKSRLTTLLEHLIKRIYVDMPQEFNGWERTIRNQRTEIEFLLDDSPSLQALWNDTFDIAFRAALRDVRKEYSKKGYQFPDVWQFGHDIDTMLNVDFWE, encoded by the coding sequence ATGACACAAGCAATCCTTAGTAAATCGCTATATGAGTCGGATTTTCTGCTCTGGACTCAAGACACAGTAGCCAAGCTAAAGGCTAAGGACTTTGACCATGTGGACTTGAAAAACTTGATAGAGGAAATCGAAAGTTTGGGTAAATCAGAAAAAAAGGAGATTAAAAGCCGACTAACAACCTTGCTAGAACATTTGATCAAACGTATATATGTTGATATGCCTCAAGAGTTCAATGGCTGGGAGCGAACTATCAGAAATCAAAGAACTGAAATTGAGTTCTTACTTGATGACTCCCCTAGCTTACAAGCTTTGTGGAATGATACCTTCGATATTGCTTTTCGCGCTGCATTGAGAGATGTGAGAAAAGAATATTCCAAAAAAGGATATCAATTTCCTGATGTGTGGCAGTTTGGGCATGATATCGACACGATGTTAAATGTTGATTTCTGGGAATAA
- a CDS encoding DUF29 domain-containing protein produces the protein MTQAITPSITLYERDLDLWLETAIAQLKAGDFHNLDVENLIEELEGLSGSNKREVETRLKRLIEHILKRCYVNMPECFRGWEVTIINQRDELQKLLKQSPSLKLHFSKMFDDSFATALKIVRTEYLETAFPETWQFHRDIDTMLNVDFWE, from the coding sequence ATGACTCAAGCAATCACTCCGTCAATAACCCTATACGAGCGTGACCTTGACCTATGGTTAGAAACCGCGATCGCCCAGTTAAAAGCAGGTGATTTTCACAATCTTGATGTTGAAAATTTAATAGAGGAGTTAGAGGGCTTGTCGGGTAGTAACAAACGTGAGGTAGAGACTAGGCTAAAACGCCTAATTGAACATATTCTTAAACGCTGTTATGTCAATATGCCTGAATGCTTTAGAGGATGGGAAGTCACGATTATTAATCAACGCGATGAACTCCAAAAACTTCTTAAGCAATCACCAAGCCTCAAACTTCACTTCTCAAAAATGTTTGATGATTCCTTTGCTACAGCCTTAAAAATAGTACGGACTGAATATCTTGAAACGGCTTTTCCTGAAACATGGCAATTTCACCGCGATATTGACACGATGTTAAATGTTGATTTTTGGGAATAG
- the ychF gene encoding redox-regulated ATPase YchF, giving the protein MLKAGIVGLPNVGKSTLFNALVANAKAEAANFPFCTIEPNVGSVSVPDDRLKTLAEVGKSAQIIPTRVEFVDIAGLVRGASKGEGLGNQFLGNIRVCDAIVHVVRCFENDDIIHVEASIDPARDIEIITLELALSDLAQVERRIERTRKGVRSNDSEAKVEMAALEKVREVLDAGKPARLANLTDEEKNAISVLQLLTLKPTIYAANVAEDDLATGNAFVDKVRAIADAENAEVTIVSAQVEAELLELPEEERQDFLESLGVKEGGLKSLIRATYHLLGLRTYFTVGPKEARAWTIHAGMKAPQAAGVIHSDFEKAFIRAETVAFKDLVESGSMSAARAKGLLRSEGKEYVVQEGDVILFLTSA; this is encoded by the coding sequence ATGCTCAAAGCTGGGATTGTCGGACTACCCAATGTGGGCAAGTCTACGTTATTTAATGCCCTAGTTGCCAACGCCAAAGCCGAAGCAGCCAACTTTCCCTTTTGCACGATCGAACCCAACGTTGGCTCGGTGTCCGTCCCTGACGATCGCCTCAAAACCCTCGCTGAAGTTGGTAAGTCCGCGCAAATCATCCCTACCAGAGTCGAGTTTGTCGATATTGCAGGACTGGTCAGAGGTGCTAGTAAGGGTGAAGGTTTAGGAAATCAGTTTTTAGGAAATATTCGAGTTTGCGATGCGATCGTCCATGTGGTTCGATGTTTTGAAAACGATGACATCATCCATGTAGAAGCCTCAATCGATCCTGCCCGTGATATTGAGATCATCACCCTTGAACTCGCACTGTCTGATTTAGCCCAAGTTGAGCGCCGCATTGAGCGCACCCGCAAAGGAGTCCGCAGTAATGACTCTGAAGCAAAAGTCGAAATGGCTGCTTTAGAAAAAGTCCGCGAAGTCCTTGATGCTGGTAAGCCTGCGCGTTTAGCTAATCTTACTGATGAAGAAAAAAATGCAATTTCAGTATTGCAGTTGTTAACGCTCAAGCCAACCATTTATGCTGCCAATGTTGCTGAAGATGATTTGGCAACAGGTAATGCTTTTGTCGATAAAGTGAGAGCGATCGCAGATGCGGAAAATGCAGAAGTAACCATTGTCTCCGCCCAAGTGGAAGCAGAGTTACTAGAACTCCCCGAAGAAGAGCGTCAAGATTTTCTAGAATCTCTTGGGGTTAAGGAAGGTGGCTTAAAATCCTTAATTCGAGCTACCTATCATCTCTTAGGTTTACGCACCTATTTCACGGTTGGCCCCAAAGAAGCGCGAGCATGGACAATTCATGCTGGCATGAAAGCTCCTCAAGCCGCAGGTGTGATTCACTCTGACTTTGAAAAAGCATTCATCCGTGCCGAAACCGTTGCCTTTAAGGATCTTGTAGAATCAGGATCAATGAGTGCTGCGCGTGCCAAGGGACTACTACGCAGTGAAGGCAAGGAATATGTCGTTCAAGAAGGCGATGTAATTTTATTCCTGACTAGCGCTTAA